Below is a genomic region from Enterobacter hormaechei subsp. xiangfangensis.
GATGCGCCGTCATCCTTTAAAAGGCGATCGCGGTTTCTACGCCGAGCTTACCCAATACATTACCTTCGGCGACGACCATTTCGTCCCATGGTGGGTGACGCTGGCGCGCCACAATCTCGAAAAAGAAGCGCCTGATGGCGTGGCGACTGAAATGCAGGACGAAGGTCTGGAACGTCGCGATCTGACGGCGCTGGACTTTGTCACCATTGACAGCGCCAGCACCGAGGATATGGACGATGCGCTGTATGCCGAAGAGACAGTCGATGGCAAACTGCATCTGACCGTCGCCATCGCCGACCCTACCGCATGGATTGTCGAAGGCAGCAGGCTGGACGAGATGGCCAAAGTGCGCTCGTTCACCAACTACCTGCCGGGCTTTAACATTCCGATGTTGCCGCGTGAACTTTCCGACGATCTTTGTTCGCTGCGTGCGCATGAAGTACGTCCGGTGCTGGCATGTCGGATGACCATTGCGGCTGACGGTACCATTGAAGAAGATATTGAATTCTTCGCCGCCACCATCGAATCCAAAGCCAAGCTGGCCTATGACGACGTGTCCGACTGGCTGGAGAACACGGGCAACTGGAAACCCGAGTCGGACAACATTGCCGCACAAATTCGTCTGTTGCACCGCGTCTGCCTGAGCCGCAGCGAATGGCGTCAAACTCACGCGCTGGTCTTCAAAGATCGTCCGGACTACCGTTTTGTGCTGGGTGAAAAAGGTGAAGTGCTGAATATCGTCGCTGAGCCGCGCCGTATTGCCAACCGCATCGTTGAAGAAGCGATGATTTCCGCCAACATATGTGCTGCACGCGTGCTGCGCGACAAATTAGGCTTTGGCATTTACAACGTGCACACCGGGTTTGATCCGGCGAACACCGAAGCGCTGGCTGCCCTGCTGAAAACCCATGACGTACACGTCGATCCTGAGGAAGTGCTGACCCTGCAAGGTTTCTGCAAACTGCGCCGCGAGCTGGACGCACAGCCGTCAGGGTTCCTCGACAGCCGTATTCGCCGCTTCCAGTCCTTTGCGGAAATCAGCACCGAGCCTGGCCCGCACTTCGGCCTTGGCCTTGAGGCTTATGCGACCTGGACCTCCCCGATCCGTAAGTACGGCGACATGGTTAACCATCGTCTGCTGAAAGCGATCATCAAAGGGGAATCTGTTGCCCGCCCACAGGATGGTACGACATTGCAGATGGCAGAACGTCGCCGTCTCAACCGTATGGCGGAGCGTGATGTCGGCGACTGGTTGTACGCGCGCTTCCTGAATGATAAGGCAGGGACTGATACCCGTTTCCCGGCTGAAATCATTGACATCAGCCGCGGCGGTATGCGCGTTCGCCTGGTGGATAATGGCGCCGTTGCCTTTATTCCTGCCCCGTTCCTGCATGCCGTCCGCGACGAACTGGTTTGTAGCCAGGAAAACGGGACCGTGCAAATTAAAGGCGAAACGGTTTACAAGGTCACTGACGTGATTGATGTCACCATCGCTGAAGTGCGCATGGAAACCCGCAGTATTATCGCGCGCCCTGTCGCCTGATAACCGCGTAAACTTCTGGCCGTTCCGTTAAGGGGTGGCCGGGAGTTCTCTCCTGAATTATCTCCCGCAAAATCATCGTTTTTTCTCACACTTTTCTGTTTCCCAACGCCACATTTCTCCAGAATTATCTACAGTAAAAGAGAGCCGTCATTGTCGACTGCAAATGAATAATTTGTGCGCTACTCAGCAGCCGCGGGAGAAAACGTGATGGACGATCTGGAGCAGAATTTGCTGTTTCGTTACATGGGTACGCATAGCCCCTGGTGGCGACTGACAGCAGACAGCAATGCTCTGCATCTTGCTGCCAGTGAAAGCGCTGACATCATTCAGGTGGTTGCGCTGGATGATGAACAGGCCGCGCTGATCCGCCAGCTCACCGTAATCACCTCCAGCATTGCCATGACCCTGCCTTTGTACGGTGTGGACGTTCCCGTTCATCTTGTCGGCCGTAAAATTAACAAAAATGAGTGGGCAGGAACGGCATCAGCCTGGAACGATACCCCTTCCGTTGCGCGCGACCTGGCGCAGGGGCTCTCCTTCGCCGAACAGGTAGTTTCCGAGGCTAACTCCGTGATTGTGATCCTCGACCAGAACGGGAATATTCAGCGCTTCAACCGTTTAAGTGAAGAATATACGGGCCTGAAGGAACAGGAAGTTATCGGGCAAAACGTGTTCAAACTGTTTATGAGCCGCAGCGAAGCCGCGGCCTCCAAACGCAACATCACCGGTTTTTTTCGTAACGGCAGCTCCTACGAAGTTGAACGCTGGATCAAGACCCGCAAGGGGCAGCGCCTGTTTCTCTTCAGAAATAAATTTGTTCACAGCGGCAGCGGAAAAAATGAAATTTTCCTCATCTGTTCAGGTACCGACATAACCGAGGAGCGTCGGGCCCAGGAGCGCCTGCGCGTTCTCGCCAATACGGATACGATTACCGGTTTGCCTAACCGAAATGCCATCCATGAGCTGATCTCTGATGCCATCACCGCTCGGGGTGACACGCAGGTTGGCGTAGTTTACCTCGATCTGGATAATTTTAAAAAAGTGAACGATGCCTATGGGCATATGTTTGGCGACCAGCTGCTACAGGCCGTTGCGCTGGCGATCCTGAGCTGCCTGGACGAAGGACAAACCCTGGCGCGCCTGGGTGGGGATGAGTTTATCGTGATGGCCACCGATACCTCGCAGGGCGCGCTGGAAGCGATGGC
It encodes:
- a CDS encoding exoribonuclease II — its product is MFQDNPLLAQLKQQLHSQTPRAEGVVKATEKGFGFLEVDGQKSYFIPPPQMKKVMHGDRISAVIHTEKERESAEPEALIEPFLTRFVGKVHKKDDRLSVVPDHPFLKDAIPCRAARGVEHDFVEGDWAVAEMRRHPLKGDRGFYAELTQYITFGDDHFVPWWVTLARHNLEKEAPDGVATEMQDEGLERRDLTALDFVTIDSASTEDMDDALYAEETVDGKLHLTVAIADPTAWIVEGSRLDEMAKVRSFTNYLPGFNIPMLPRELSDDLCSLRAHEVRPVLACRMTIAADGTIEEDIEFFAATIESKAKLAYDDVSDWLENTGNWKPESDNIAAQIRLLHRVCLSRSEWRQTHALVFKDRPDYRFVLGEKGEVLNIVAEPRRIANRIVEEAMISANICAARVLRDKLGFGIYNVHTGFDPANTEALAALLKTHDVHVDPEEVLTLQGFCKLRRELDAQPSGFLDSRIRRFQSFAEISTEPGPHFGLGLEAYATWTSPIRKYGDMVNHRLLKAIIKGESVARPQDGTTLQMAERRRLNRMAERDVGDWLYARFLNDKAGTDTRFPAEIIDISRGGMRVRLVDNGAVAFIPAPFLHAVRDELVCSQENGTVQIKGETVYKVTDVIDVTIAEVRMETRSIIARPVA
- the pdeR gene encoding cyclic di-GMP phosphodiesterase; translation: MMDDLEQNLLFRYMGTHSPWWRLTADSNALHLAASESADIIQVVALDDEQAALIRQLTVITSSIAMTLPLYGVDVPVHLVGRKINKNEWAGTASAWNDTPSVARDLAQGLSFAEQVVSEANSVIVILDQNGNIQRFNRLSEEYTGLKEQEVIGQNVFKLFMSRSEAAASKRNITGFFRNGSSYEVERWIKTRKGQRLFLFRNKFVHSGSGKNEIFLICSGTDITEERRAQERLRVLANTDTITGLPNRNAIHELISDAITARGDTQVGVVYLDLDNFKKVNDAYGHMFGDQLLQAVALAILSCLDEGQTLARLGGDEFIVMATDTSQGALEAMASRILTRLRQPFRIGLIEVYTGCSLGIALAPQHGNDRESVIRNADTAMYTAKENGRGKFCVFSPEMNQRVFEYLWLDTNLRKALDNDQLLIHYQPKMTWRGEVRSLEALVRWQSPERGLIPPMEFISYAEESGLIVPLGRWVMLDVVRQVAKWRDKGINMRVAVNVSARQLADQTIFSDLKQALKDLNFEYCPIDVELTESCLIENEELALSVIQQFSRLGAQIHLDDFGTGYSSLSQLARFPIDAIKLDQSFVRDIHKQSISQSLVRAIVAVAQALNLQVIAEGVESAKEDAFLTKNGVNERQGYLFAKPMPAAAFERWLKRYQARNVR